The segment TTTTCGTTAAGTTTTTGGCCACCTCTGGAATCGTTCCAAAGGCAATACCGCCTGTTTTTACATTTGGACAAGATATGTTAAGCTCTAAGGCTGCTACATTTGGCGCCTTTGAAATTTCCTTGGCAACCTCAATATAATCTTCTTCTAATGATCCTGCCACGTTAGCAATAATCGGCACATCAAAGGAGTTTAACCATGGTAATTCTTCACCCATAACCTTCTCTAATCCTGGATTTTGCAAGCCAATCGCATTTAACATGCCCGAATTAGTTTCAGCAACCCTAGGTGTCGGATTTCCAAATCTCGGCTCGACTGTTGTAGCTTTAATCATAATGGCGCCTAATTTACTTAAATCATAAAGATTGCTATATTCACGCCCAAACCCGAAGCAGCCTGATGCAGGCATAATTGGATTTTTTAAATTTAAGCCTGGCAGCTCGACATTTAATCTGTTCATATGACTACCTCCCCTGCTCTGAATACTGGGCCATCTGTACAAATCTTTTTGTAGGAGATACCTGTAGGATCATCCTGTGTATGACATACACACGCAAAGCATGCACCAATACCGCAGCCCATCCGCTCCTCTAAGGAAATATAGGCTCTTTCTCCAGCAAAATTCTTTTCAAGATTTCGTAGCATTGGTGTAGGGCCACATGTGTAAAGAACATCATACTTGAGATTCTCTTGTTCAATTATATCTGTGACAAACCCTTTTGCTCCCATTGTCCCATCTACTGTTGCGACAAAGGTTGCACCAAATTGGGCAAACTTCTCTTCATAAAATGCTGCTGATGCTGTTTGAAACCCAAGTACAATGACAACGTTAACGCCTTTTGCAGTCAATTGATGGGCAAGCTCATATAGTGGTGGAACACCGATGCCGCCGCCGACAAGCAATGCCGTTTCACCTTGTCTAGCTTCATTAACAGGAAAGCCGTTCCCAAGTGGTCCAAGCACATCCACAAGCTCATGTGCTTGTTTTTGCGCCAACGCTTTCGTTCCTTTTCCTTCCGCTCTGTAAATCATTGTGAAGGTGCTATTGTCATGGTTTATTTTCGAAATGCTTATAGGTCTTCTTAGCAATGGGTCAAAACCGTCTGCAACCTTAACATGCACAAATTGACCTGGGCCGTTCATTTCATGAACAAGCTCACCTTTAAGGGTGAGCTCCATAATGTTTTCTGCTATTTCTTTATGTGAAACCACGGTGCATTTTTCATTTTTGATCATGCAAGGACCGCCTCCATTTGTTTGCCTGCTGGTGTCATTGCTTCTGCAGAGAATGTCATTGATTCTACTACTCGAAGAATTGCTTCTGCTGTATCAAGGGATGTTAAGCATGGAATTCCATTTTCAACGGATTCCCTTCTGATTCTGAAGCCGTCGCGTGCAGGCTGGCTTCCTTTTGAGAATGTATTGATAACAAATTGTGCTTGGCCATTGCGGATGACATCAATTAATGTTGTGCCTTCGCCGCCGATTTTATCTACCACTTTTACAGGGATATGATTGTCTTGCAAAAATTCTGCTGTTCCGCTCGTTGCCATAAGGCTGTAGCCGATATTAACAAACCGCTTCGCAAGCAGCAATGCTTCTTCTTTGTCCTTGTCACCGATTGTCAGAAGAACTGTTCCAAATGTCTGGATCTTCATTCCTGAAGCAACCAATCCTTTATACAAAGCTTTTTCCAACGTAACATCCTTACCCATTACCTCTCCTGTTGACTTCATTTCAGGACCGAGTGTTATATCCACACGGCGCAGCTTGGCAAAGGAGAATACAGGAACCTTTACAAACACACCTTGCTGTTCCTCTACAAGTCCTGATGTGTAGCCTTGTTCTTTCAAGCTATTCCCCAAAATCACCTTTGTAGCGATTTTCGCCATTGGGACATTCGTAATTTTACTTAAGAAAGGAACCGTTCTGCTTGAGCGCGGATTCACTTCCAGCACAAACACTTCGCCTTTTGAGACAACATACTGGATGTTCAGTAGTCCAACAATATTTAAGCCTTTTGCCAATCTTGTTGTATAGTCAATTAGTGTTTGCTTAATTTCTGCTGACAAGCTTTGCGGCGGATAGACGGCAATCGAATCACCGGAGTGAACTCCTGCTCTTTCAATATGCTCCATGATGCCTGGAATCACTACGTCTACACCGTCACATATTGCATCTACTTCGATTTCCTTGCCTGTTAAATATCTGTCAATCAGGATTGGTTGACCAGGACTTGCGATAACTGCTTTTTCCATATATGGAATCAGTTCTTCTTCTTTATAAACGATTTGCATCGCTCTTCCGCCTAGTACATACGATGGACGTACAAGAACCGGATAGCCGATCGAAGCTGCAACCATTACCGCCTCTTCTACTGTTAAGGCTGTTTTCCCTTCAGGCTGAGGAATGCCCAGTGCATGCAGGCTTGACTCAAATTTATCTCTGTCTTCTGCTCTGTCTAAGTCTTCTAAAGACGTACCAAGAATTTTAACCCCTCTGTTTGCAAGCTCTGCTGCCAAGTTGATTGCCGTTTGTCCGCCGAATTGCACGACAACCCCTTCTGGTTTCTCTAAATCGATGATATGCATGACGTCTTCTATTGTCAGCGGCTCAAAGTATAATTTATCTGATACACTAAAGTCTGTTGAAACCGTTTCTGGGTTGTTGTTGATAATAATCGCTTCAAGCCCTGCTTCCTTGATGGCCCAGACAGAGTGAACTGTCGCATAGTCAAACTCGATTCCTTGGCCGATGCGAATTGGACCAGAACCAAGAACAACAATGCTTTTCTTGTCTGTCACAACAGATTCATTTTCATCCTCATACGTTCCATAGTAATATGGTGTTTCCGATTCAAATTCAGCAGCACAAGTGTCCACCATTTTGTAAACTGGGACAAGCTTGTTGTCTTTTCTCCAGTTATATATTTCAAGCTCAGTACTGTTCCATAATTTAGCGAGCTGGATGTCGGCAAAGCCTTTCTCCTTAGCTGTTTTTGCATATTCTAAATCAAACGGATGATCTGCAAGCTCTTTTTCCAACTTGACGATGCCTTCAAGCTTGTGCAGGAAGAACAGGTCAATTTTGCTCCAGTCATGGATTGTCTCAATGGACACCCCTCTGTTCATTGCTTCTGCTACATAAAATAATCTTTCGTCTCCTGCGACACGAATTCTTTTTTCTAATAATTCATCACTGACATTTTCGCCATCGTTTAATGCAAAGTGGTAAACCTTTGCTTCTAATGAACGGATTGCTTTAAGAAGTGATTCCTCGAATGTTCTTCCAATTGCCATTACCTCTCCAGTCGCTTTCATTTGCGTGCCTAGATTTCTTTTGGCAGATTCAAACTTATCAAACGGAAAGCGTGGGATTTTGCTGACAACATAATCAAGTGCAGGCTCAAAGCTTGCATATGTTTTGCCTGTTACTGGGTTCATCATTTCATCAAGTGTTAACCCAACAGCAATTTTCGCTGCAAGCTTTGCAATTGGATAGCCTGTTGCTTTGCTGGCAAGTGCAGAGGAACGGCTCACCCTTGGGTTTACTTCAATAATATAGTATTGGAAGCTGTCTGGATCAAGTGCAAGCTGAACATTGCAGCCACCTTCGATTTTAAGGGCACGGATGATCTTCAATGATGTGTTGCGCAGCATTTGATATTCTCTATCGCTCAGCGTTTGGCTTGGCGCAACAACGATGCTGTCACCAGTATGAATGCCGACAGGGTCGATGTTTTCCATATTACAAACGACTATCGCATTATCATTGCTGTCACGCATTACTTCGTATTCAATTTCTTTAAAGCCGGCAATGCTTTTTTCAAGAAGACATTGTGTTACAGGGCTGTTCTTTAAACCGCTTGTGACGATTTCATTTAACTCGTCATCATTATGGCAGATGCCTCCGCCTGTTCCTCCTAATGTAAAGGCAGGGCGGACGATAACTGGATAACCGATTTGTTCCACAAACGCTTTTGCTTCGTCCATGTTATGAATAATTTCGCTGTCTGGTACTGGTTCTCCTAGCTCATTCATCAAGGTGCGGAACAAATCTCTGTCTTCTGCTTGTTGGATAGCGGAAAGCTTTGTTCCAAGCACTTCCACACCGCATTCTTCAAGGACGCCTGCCTCTGATAACTCGACAGCAAGGTTCAAGCCTGTTTGACCACCAAGTGTCGGCAATATTGCATCTGGTCTTTCCTTGCGAATGATTCTGCTAACGAATTCCAATGTCAGTGGTTCAATATATACACTGTCAGCCATTTCTGTATCTGTCATAATCGTTGCTGGATTGGAGTTAACTAGGATAACACGATATCCTTCTTCTTTAAGTGCTATACATGCTTGGGTTCCGGCATAGTCAAATTCTGCTGCCTGACCGATAATGATCGGACCTGATCCTATTACTAGTATGCTGTTAATATCTTTACGCTTTGACATATGCGGCACCATCCTCTTTATGAGTTAAAATCATGGACATGAATCGATCAAATAAATAGTTAGCATCTTCTGGACCTGGTGATGCCTCTGGATGATATTGTACGGTGAAGGCTGGGTACTGTTTATGCTGCAACCCTTCAATTGTTCCGTCGTTTAATGCTAGATGAGTAACTTCCAAGTCTGTCTGTTCAATAGATTTTTCTTCCACTGTGTAGCCGTGGTTTTGTGATGTTAAGGAAACCTTGCCTGTCAGCAAATCTTTAACAGGGTGGTTTGAGCCTCTGTGCCCAAACTTCATTTTTTCTGTGTTAGCACCACTTGCAAGTGCAAACAGCTGATGGCCTAAGCATATTCCAAACAGTGGCACCTTGCCGATAATCCCTTTAATCGCTTCAATTGCCTCTGGCACATCCTTTGGATCTCCAGGGCCGTTAGAAAGCATTACCCCGTCTGGACTTAAAGACAATATTTCCTCTGCAGTTGCATTATATGGAACAACAATGACATCACAGTCACGCTGATTTAACTCTCTCAGAATTCCGTGCTTCATGCCATAATCTACAAGCACAACACGTTTGCCACGGCCTGGGCTCGGATAAGCTTTTTTAGTAGAAACCTGCTGCACCTGATTTGTTGGTAAGACGGATGTTTGCAGTTGCTTGATAACATCTGCTACATTTTCCTCGATGCTGCAAATTGCGCCTTTTAATGTTCCGTACTTACGGATAATTCTTGTTAATTTTCTCGTATCAATTCCTGCAAGTCCTGGAATGTTCTTTTGTTTAAAAAACTCATCCAGTGACAGTTCATTTCTCCAGTTTGAAGGGAAATCACACACTTCCTTCACAATGAAACCGTTGATTGCTGGTGCAATGGATTCAAAGTCATCACGGTTGATTCCGTAGTTGCCGACTAGTGGGTATGTCAATGTGACAATTTGACCGCAGTATGACGGGTCTGACAAAATTTCCTGGTAGCCAGTCATCCCTGTATTAAAGACTACCTCTCCAATCGAATTGGATTCTGCTCCAAATCCTTGCCCAATAAATACTGTACCATCTTCGAGAATCAGTTGTTTTTTCATGCGTGTACACTTTCCTTTCTCCAAGCGATTTTTCCAGCTACAATTGTTGTTACAGGCCAACCTTGACAAACATATCCTGCAAATGGGGTGTTTCTTCCTTTAGATAAGAAGTTTTCTGGATTGATAGTTTCATTATCTTCTAAATCAACAATTACGATATCTGCTACTTTTCCGACAGCAAGTGTGCCTGTATTCAGCTTAAATGTTTCTGCTGGTTTATTTGTAAGGAAGCTGATAAGCTGCTGCAAGCTAATAATTCCTTTTTTTACAAAGTTAGTATATAAAAGCGGAAAGGCTGTTTCTGATCCGACAATGCCAAACGGTGCAAGTTCAATCAGCTGTGCCTTTTCTTCTGCTGTATGCGGGGCATGGTCTGTTGCGATGAAATCAATCGTCCCATCCAGCAAGCCTTCTATTAACGCCGCTCTGTCTTCTTTGCCTCTAAGCGGCGGATTCATTTTATAATTTGTATCGATTCCAGGGATGTCCTCGTCACATAGTAATAAATGGTGTGGTGAAACCTCTGCAGTCACATTGATTCCCGCTCTTTTCGCATCTCTTACTACACGGACTGATTCTTTTGTGCTGATATGGCAAACATGGTAATGACAGCCTGCTGCCTCTGCAAGTAAAACATCCCTTGCTATATGTACAGATTCACAGACAGATGGAATTCCATTTAGGTTATTTGCTTTAGAAAATTCTCCCTCATGGACAGATCCTTTATTGATAAGTGAGTTGTCCTCACAGTGAGCTACAATTGCCATATCAAGGCTTGCTGCAAGCTTCATTGCTTCAAGCATTTTTCCTGCTTCTTGGATCCCTACACCGTCATCTGTGAATGCAAATGCTCCTAGTTCCTTTAATGCTTTAAAATCTGTTATGTCTGCACCTAATTGTCTGATTGTAATCGCTGCATATGGGCGAACATGAACATTCGCTGTCTCTTTAATGCGGTTCATCAAGCTTTGGAAGTTTTCAACTGTATCAGGAACTGGACGAGTGTTTGGCATATTAGCGATTGTTGTGAATCCGCCTCTAGCAGCAGCCATTGTTCCTGTTGCGATTGTTTCCTTCTTCTCTCCGCCAGGCTCGCGCAAATGTACATGAACATCTATGAAGCCTGGTGCAACCAACTTTCCGTTCGCATCAATGATTTCGTCTGCTGCCGTCTCCAATTTTGGTGCTATTTCTACGATAACTCCGTCTTCAATTAGAATATCCTGTGTAATAAATTCCCCTTTTTCATTAAGCAACTGGCCATTTTTGATAATCATTGACATGTACATTTCCTCCCTCAACTGATTGTAAAGATCTTTTTAATACTGCCATGCGGATAAATACTCCGTTTTCCATCTGTTTAAAAATTCTCGACCGTTCGCATTCCACTAATTCGTCGGCAATTTCTACATCCCTGTTAACAGGGGCAGGGTGCATAATGATGCTGCCTGGTTTCATGCGTCGTTCTCTTTCTATCGTCAATCCATACATTTGGTGGTATTCTTCACTGGTCCATGATGTACTGCCATCATGCCTTTCATGCTGAATTCGCAGGAGCATGACAACATCAGATGTTTCAATCGCTGTATCAACATCCTCGTAGTTTGCTTCCTGCAGCATGCTGTCGTCAAACCACTCTTTAGGACCTGAAAAGACTACATTTGCACCAAGCCTTGTGAGCGCATCTGCATTTGATCTGGCAACACGGCTGTGCCGGATATCTCCTATAATGCTTATTTTTAAGCCTTGGAAGGATTGAAATTCCTGTTTAATTGTCAAAAGGTCGAGCAATGATTGTGTCGGGTGATTTCCGCATCCGTCTCCTGCATTAATGACAGGGATTTTGATTTTGCCGATTAGTTCTTGAAAGTAATTATCTTCCTTATGGCGAATCACGACACCATTTACGCCAATGCTTTCCAATGTTCGGATGGTATCATATAATGTTTCTCCTTTAACAACACTTGAGGTAGTCGTTTCAAATGGAATGACTTCAAGTCCCAGCTTCCTTTCAGCTACTTCAAAGCTACATTTCGTTCTTGTGCTTGGTTCAAAGAACAAATTTGCTAAAAACAGCTGCCTTTCTGGCTTCCATTCCTTTCCCTCTGCAAATGCCTGTGCGCATTTCAGTATTTCCTGTATTTCCGGCACGCTAAGCTCCGAGGTTGTTAATAAGTTTTCCATTATTTATTGCCTCCTTTATGGATTCCGGGCAAAAAAATAGCACCCATTTATTGAAAATGGGTGCTAAAAGTTGAATGTTCGCGATTTTTGATCCTGTTTTAAGCCTGCCTAAACAAGCGGATCCTTTTCGCCTTAACCTTCAACACCCTTATAAGTCTCTCTGTACTTGTTTAAAAGGTGTACATTATTTAGTTTCGTCTACTGCTTCTTCTTCAAATAAGTCGTCTGTCGCCTTGTCTCTTCCTGGTAGTACAAAGTTCAGGATAATCCCAAGGATTGCTGCAAGTGCCATTCCCTCTAGTTTAAAGTCTGAACCGATATGAATGGATGCTCCGCCAATCCCTGTAACTAAGATAACGGATGCAATCACAAGGTTGCGATTTTTTGAGAAATCCATTTTTGCTTCGACTAAGATTCTTAAGCCAGAAGATGCGATGATACCGAACAACAGGATGGATACTCCGCCCATTACTGGTGTTGGAATCGATTGTATTAGGGCAGTGATCTTACCGATGAATCCGAACAGGATTGCAAACACTGCTGCTCCTGCAAGAACATACACACTGTATACTCTCGTAATTGCCAAAACCCCAATGTTTTCACCGTAAGTTGTTTTTGGCGGTCCACCGATTAGGGAGGAGATTAGTGTTGCACTTCCGTCACCTAAAATACTGCGATGAAGTCCTGGGTCTTTAATATAATCTTTTCCTACTACTTTACTTAATACAAGCTGGTGACCGATATGCTCAGCAAGTGTTACAATGGCAACCGGCACGAACAATGCCAGTATGGCGGTATCTAATGTTAAATCATAATCTCTGAAAGGAAGAATGAAATCCGGCATTGCGATCCATTTTGCATCAATAACACCTTGGAAATCAACAACACCTACTAGTAATGCGTACAGGTAGCCAACGATAATCCCTGCAAGAATCGGAATGAAGCTGAACACTCCCTTACCGAAAATAGTGAATAGGATTGTTGCAAGCAATGTGACTAATGCTACTGATAAGTACAAAAGGCTGTAGTGTTGATCTGGTGTTCCGTTATTTTCATACATCGCCTGGCCAACTGCTGTTCCAGCTAGTGCTAGCCCGATAACCATGATTACTGGTCCGACAACAATCGGCGGAAGCAGGTTCATAATCCAACGGTAGCCGGCTTTTTTAATAATCAATGCGACAATTCCGTATACAAGACCTGCGATGAATGTTCCGATCATCGCTGCTGCCGGTCCGCCAAGCTTTTGTGCCGCAATCATCGGTGCAATAAAGGCAAAGGATGAGCCTAAATAAGCAGGAACCTTAAATTTTGTTATAAGAAGGAATGCTAGTGTTCCTAATCCGCTTGAGATTAAAGCGATAGCTGGACTTAATCCAATTAAGTATGGAACTAGTACTGTTGATCCAAACATGGCGAATAAGTGCTGTAAGCTTAATGTTATCCATTGGGATGCGTTTGGTTTGTCTTTTAGACCGAGTATTGGCTTTGTTTGATTCATTTTGTTCCCTCTTTCCATCTATGGTGCAATTACTGGTTTGTTGTATTTAGTATACGCAATTTCATAAAAAAACCCCTTTTACGCATGGCAAAAAGGGGTTTTTGAGCAGGCGAAACAACGCCTGTATCGACTCCCCCTTCGCAGCCTCTCAGGACTGCCATTAAAAAGGGCTATATTTAATTTTCGTATATATTTACTTCGTCTTGTCCATCCACTTCATTGAGCTCTACAACAATTTTCTCTGAACTGGATGTCGGAATGTTTTTGCCGACATAATCAGCGCGAATCGGAAGCTCCCTATGTCCTCTGTCTACAAGGACAGCAAGCTGTATTGAAGCAGGTCTGCCTACATCCATAAGGGCATCCATTGCTGCACGAACTGTTCTTCCTGTGTACAGAACATCATCGACAAGGATTACCTTTAGATCCTCAATGCTTGTTGGGATATCTGAACCTTTTACGAGCGGCTCTTGATTTTCCGTTTTTTTGCTTAAATCATCGCGGTATAAAGTAATATCCAATTCTCCTACCGTAATGCTTTTGCCTTCAATTTGCGAGATTTTTTCTGCAAGGCGGTTTGCAATATAAATACCTCTAGTGCGGATACCGACCAAAACACAGTTTTCAATCCCTTTATTCTTTTCAATGATTTCGTGTGCAACTCTCGTTAATGCTCTTCTAATTGCTTGGTCATCAAGGACTAATGCCTTTTGCGACATTTTGCATCACCTTTTTTCTTAAAATAAAAATCCTCCCACCATGTTTGGCGAGAGGACAGACCGATAGCATACAAGTTGCTATCTACTAAAAAATCCGATACCTTCTCAACCTCACAGGATTGATTTAAAGGACTTATTTAATTAAGTTAATCTTATTATAAGGCTCGAATTTTGTCAACGATTATTTCTGATATTATCTATCAGCTCTTCAAAATCACTAGGAAGTGGTGCTTCAAATTCAATATATTCGCCTGTGCGTGGATGGTTAAAACCAAGTATGCCAGCATGAAGCGCCTGACCGCCAATGTCGAGCGTTTTTTTCGGACCATACTTAGGATCACCTGCAAGCGGGAAGCCAATATATTTCATATGAACACGAATTTGATGCGTTCTTCCTGTCTCAAGCTGACATTCGATGAAAGAAAAATCCTCCATGCGCTCAATTACGTGAAAATGTGTAACAGCATGCTTGCCTTTATCGACAACGGCCATTTTTTGGCGGTCCTTTGTGTCCCTTCCAATCGGTGCATCAACTGT is part of the Niallia taxi genome and harbors:
- a CDS encoding solute carrier family 23 protein translates to MNQTKPILGLKDKPNASQWITLSLQHLFAMFGSTVLVPYLIGLSPAIALISSGLGTLAFLLITKFKVPAYLGSSFAFIAPMIAAQKLGGPAAAMIGTFIAGLVYGIVALIIKKAGYRWIMNLLPPIVVGPVIMVIGLALAGTAVGQAMYENNGTPDQHYSLLYLSVALVTLLATILFTIFGKGVFSFIPILAGIIVGYLYALLVGVVDFQGVIDAKWIAMPDFILPFRDYDLTLDTAILALFVPVAIVTLAEHIGHQLVLSKVVGKDYIKDPGLHRSILGDGSATLISSLIGGPPKTTYGENIGVLAITRVYSVYVLAGAAVFAILFGFIGKITALIQSIPTPVMGGVSILLFGIIASSGLRILVEAKMDFSKNRNLVIASVILVTGIGGASIHIGSDFKLEGMALAAILGIILNFVLPGRDKATDDLFEEEAVDETK
- a CDS encoding dihydroorotate dehydrogenase electron transfer subunit — protein: MIKNEKCTVVSHKEIAENIMELTLKGELVHEMNGPGQFVHVKVADGFDPLLRRPISISKINHDNSTFTMIYRAEGKGTKALAQKQAHELVDVLGPLGNGFPVNEARQGETALLVGGGIGVPPLYELAHQLTAKGVNVVIVLGFQTASAAFYEEKFAQFGATFVATVDGTMGAKGFVTDIIEQENLKYDVLYTCGPTPMLRNLEKNFAGERAYISLEERMGCGIGACFACVCHTQDDPTGISYKKICTDGPVFRAGEVVI
- the pyrR gene encoding bifunctional pyr operon transcriptional regulator/uracil phosphoribosyltransferase PyrR, encoding MSQKALVLDDQAIRRALTRVAHEIIEKNKGIENCVLVGIRTRGIYIANRLAEKISQIEGKSITVGELDITLYRDDLSKKTENQEPLVKGSDIPTSIEDLKVILVDDVLYTGRTVRAAMDALMDVGRPASIQLAVLVDRGHRELPIRADYVGKNIPTSSSEKIVVELNEVDGQDEVNIYEN
- a CDS encoding aspartate carbamoyltransferase catalytic subunit codes for the protein MENLLTTSELSVPEIQEILKCAQAFAEGKEWKPERQLFLANLFFEPSTRTKCSFEVAERKLGLEVIPFETTTSSVVKGETLYDTIRTLESIGVNGVVIRHKEDNYFQELIGKIKIPVINAGDGCGNHPTQSLLDLLTIKQEFQSFQGLKISIIGDIRHSRVARSNADALTRLGANVVFSGPKEWFDDSMLQEANYEDVDTAIETSDVVMLLRIQHERHDGSTSWTSEEYHQMYGLTIERERRMKPGSIIMHPAPVNRDVEIADELVECERSRIFKQMENGVFIRMAVLKRSLQSVEGGNVHVNDYQKWPVA
- the carB gene encoding carbamoyl-phosphate synthase large subunit, which codes for MSKRKDINSILVIGSGPIIIGQAAEFDYAGTQACIALKEEGYRVILVNSNPATIMTDTEMADSVYIEPLTLEFVSRIIRKERPDAILPTLGGQTGLNLAVELSEAGVLEECGVEVLGTKLSAIQQAEDRDLFRTLMNELGEPVPDSEIIHNMDEAKAFVEQIGYPVIVRPAFTLGGTGGGICHNDDELNEIVTSGLKNSPVTQCLLEKSIAGFKEIEYEVMRDSNDNAIVVCNMENIDPVGIHTGDSIVVAPSQTLSDREYQMLRNTSLKIIRALKIEGGCNVQLALDPDSFQYYIIEVNPRVSRSSALASKATGYPIAKLAAKIAVGLTLDEMMNPVTGKTYASFEPALDYVVSKIPRFPFDKFESAKRNLGTQMKATGEVMAIGRTFEESLLKAIRSLEAKVYHFALNDGENVSDELLEKRIRVAGDERLFYVAEAMNRGVSIETIHDWSKIDLFFLHKLEGIVKLEKELADHPFDLEYAKTAKEKGFADIQLAKLWNSTELEIYNWRKDNKLVPVYKMVDTCAAEFESETPYYYGTYEDENESVVTDKKSIVVLGSGPIRIGQGIEFDYATVHSVWAIKEAGLEAIIINNNPETVSTDFSVSDKLYFEPLTIEDVMHIIDLEKPEGVVVQFGGQTAINLAAELANRGVKILGTSLEDLDRAEDRDKFESSLHALGIPQPEGKTALTVEEAVMVAASIGYPVLVRPSYVLGGRAMQIVYKEEELIPYMEKAVIASPGQPILIDRYLTGKEIEVDAICDGVDVVIPGIMEHIERAGVHSGDSIAVYPPQSLSAEIKQTLIDYTTRLAKGLNIVGLLNIQYVVSKGEVFVLEVNPRSSRTVPFLSKITNVPMAKIATKVILGNSLKEQGYTSGLVEEQQGVFVKVPVFSFAKLRRVDITLGPEMKSTGEVMGKDVTLEKALYKGLVASGMKIQTFGTVLLTIGDKDKEEALLLAKRFVNIGYSLMATSGTAEFLQDNHIPVKVVDKIGGEGTTLIDVIRNGQAQFVINTFSKGSQPARDGFRIRRESVENGIPCLTSLDTAEAILRVVESMTFSAEAMTPAGKQMEAVLA
- a CDS encoding dihydroorotase, with translation MSMIIKNGQLLNEKGEFITQDILIEDGVIVEIAPKLETAADEIIDANGKLVAPGFIDVHVHLREPGGEKKETIATGTMAAARGGFTTIANMPNTRPVPDTVENFQSLMNRIKETANVHVRPYAAITIRQLGADITDFKALKELGAFAFTDDGVGIQEAGKMLEAMKLAASLDMAIVAHCEDNSLINKGSVHEGEFSKANNLNGIPSVCESVHIARDVLLAEAAGCHYHVCHISTKESVRVVRDAKRAGINVTAEVSPHHLLLCDEDIPGIDTNYKMNPPLRGKEDRAALIEGLLDGTIDFIATDHAPHTAEEKAQLIELAPFGIVGSETAFPLLYTNFVKKGIISLQQLISFLTNKPAETFKLNTGTLAVGKVADIVIVDLEDNETINPENFLSKGRNTPFAGYVCQGWPVTTIVAGKIAWRKESVHA
- a CDS encoding carbamoyl phosphate synthase small subunit; the protein is MKKQLILEDGTVFIGQGFGAESNSIGEVVFNTGMTGYQEILSDPSYCGQIVTLTYPLVGNYGINRDDFESIAPAINGFIVKEVCDFPSNWRNELSLDEFFKQKNIPGLAGIDTRKLTRIIRKYGTLKGAICSIEENVADVIKQLQTSVLPTNQVQQVSTKKAYPSPGRGKRVVLVDYGMKHGILRELNQRDCDVIVVPYNATAEEILSLSPDGVMLSNGPGDPKDVPEAIEAIKGIIGKVPLFGICLGHQLFALASGANTEKMKFGHRGSNHPVKDLLTGKVSLTSQNHGYTVEEKSIEQTDLEVTHLALNDGTIEGLQHKQYPAFTVQYHPEASPGPEDANYLFDRFMSMILTHKEDGAAYVKA